The stretch of DNA CGTCTACGCCTACAACGATAATGTCTTTTCCAGAAGCATTTACAGCCTCTTGTACACCTAATGCCATCGTGTCGTTATTACAGAAAATAGCCTTTAGATCAGGATTCTTTTTGATCCATGTATCTGCTAAGTCTTTTGCCTTTGCACGATCCCAGTCAGCATTTTGTTTCTCAACTATTTTGATATCTGGTGCATTAGCTGCCATCCAGCTTTCAAAGCCTGAGGTTCTCTGACGAGCAGCAAATGCTTTTGGCATACCAATCACAATAGCAACTTCACCTTTGTTCCCAAGTTTTTCAGCAATCCATGCAGCAGCCAATTCTCCATTTTGAATAGCTCTTGGACCTACAAATATATCAGCTGCTTCGATAATACCATCATTTACATTAATAACAGGTATTCCTGCCTTTTTAGCCGCTTCAACACCCGGTGTTAAATTTCCATCGGAAATAGGAGACAATAAAAGTGCTGAATATTTTTTGTTAACCATATTATTAACTACTGCTAATTGTCCTTCTTCGTCACCTTCACCTTGAGCGGATTGAACGTCAACTGTAATATCATAGTTTCTAGCCTGTAATTTGCTTTGTGCAGTTTCCATTCCTTCTTTGAGGGTTCTCCAATATTCATTTTCAAACGCCTTTGACACTGCACCTAAAGTTAATGTTTCTTTCACTTCAGGAACCGCACCAAACTCAGTCCTTAAATCTTTATAATCTATTCCATCGGCTGTATCTGGATTAAACGCTTCCGTATTAACTGGTTGATCGACTTTTTGAGTACACCCAACTACTAGTGCTAAAGCCAATAACATCCCCATAAGAAAAACCAAATTACCTTTTCTCTTCATTTTAACTTCCTCCTTAATTTTCATCAAATTTTTAATTGGATTATTTAAGACATTTCATCAAAATATCTTGCGCAGAAATCGCATCATTATCATCAATTATTTTTTGTATTTCCACCATACCTATTGAATCAATTGTATTATAGAGTTTATTAAGCATTTTAATATTTGTTCTACATTCTATTGTCGGGTCTTCCCTTACTGGAAATGTGTCAAAATAAATGACACCATCGTATTGGTATTTTTTAAGATAATAAATAAATTCTAAGGTCTGAATAAAATTAACAGAACCAATTATTAATCCATCATCATTCATTCTTTGTCCATCATTTAGGTGAACACCAAATAGCTTATTTCGCTCAAAGGTTTGGCATAACCCATATGCTGGATTTTCACCCTTCATTAACATGTGACAAAAATCAAGTGTTACTCCTATATTATCACTTTTCACATCATTCGTTAATAACAATGTTGATCCAATATCTGGTACAAGACTGTATGCTCTTGGTTGAAATGGCTTATATTCAATACTGATATTAATTGTTGGATCAATGTTGGTTATGATTTTCATATTTTCAACTACTTTACGCCATGCATTTGCATAATTCAGTTGAAAAGAATAATCAAATCCATCATACCCAAGCCAAATCGTAACCAAACTTCCATTCAAAGCTTTACACATATGTACTGCCTCTTCACACAACTTCAACGCGTTTTTTGAAATATCATCTGATTGATTTCCAAGCTCGCCATTAATAAACTCATCTCTAAATCTCAAGGCAATTCCATTTACCTTCAAATTCAATTCTTCAAGGGTCGTTTTAAGCAAGCTAAAATCTACGTCAACAAAGTGTTCAGGATAATTCAAGTCCACATAATTTATACCGTCAATCGAAGCAATCTGTTGCAAAATTTCTATTATGTTCTTTCCCTTACCAGCAAATGAATTTATTCTTGTAGCTAATTTCATTTAATCCCTCCTTTCAATTACTTATGAATTTTTTTGAATATATGATTAGTTGCTGTTCAATATCAAACGTCTAACATTAATAGATTATACATAAAGATTCATCTTTTGTCAATACCGTTTATAATATTTCATTTACATCCATTGTTATTCATATATTTAGGCTTTTATTGATTAATTAAATATGTATTGGCTTTTTCCAATTCATATTGTTTCAATAGTAGTCATATTTATTAACTTTGCTTTGAAAGCTTTCAATATGACTCATGTAAGGGGATTATACTGAGGCTCTTAGTTTAAGCACCAAAAAAAGAGCCTGTTGATATTCAACAAACCCTTTACTAACTGCTCTTGCATCTTCAACACACATAAGATAATAATGAATACGTCCTCCACATTTTTTAGTTGTCTTTTTGTAGCTTACCCATAATAGCCCAGTTATCTTTATCAACTTCATTAAATATGATTTGGACGGATTCCGGCTTAGCATTTAGTATATGTACAAAATCGTCAGTTATAGCCTGAACCAATTGACTTTTTTGCTCCTTCGTCCTACCTGGCCATAATGAAATGTTAACAATTGGCATAATATAACCTCCTTTAATACTTTTCTAGTATGGGCTGTATTTGACTACCTTTTAGTGCTTCTAAAATTGTTGGTAGGGTTAAATCAAACTTAGATACCAGTGAATTAGGTTTATCTTTATAATTATCTTGCCCAAATGGAATAAAGTAGACATTCTTTGTAGCAAGTAAAATACCAAGACTTTTTCCATTAATACCCAACCCATCATTGGTCGCTATGCCAATAACAACTGGCTTACTATTTCTAAATTGACCTTTTGCCACCATTAAAGGCGCTGAATCTGTTGCACCATCACTTAATTTTGAAAGTGTATTACCAGTACAGGGTGAGATAATAGTAATGTCAACAGGATAAACCACACCTAATGGTTCAGCTTCTACCATGTTTTCAATCACTGGGTTTCCAGTAATCTTTGTTAATCTTTCTAGGAAATCAGATGCTTTACCAAACCTTGAATCAGTGCTCGCAACTGCGCCTGATACTACCGGATAAACCAGTGCCCCTTCTTTAACAAGTAACTCAATTTGAGGAAATACTTTGTCAAACACACAAAAAGAACCAGTAAGGGCAAATGCAATTTTTACATCTTTTAATAACATAGGGACTCCTACTAAATTAATCTAATAGTATTGTATTATCTTCAATAGATGTCCAATGACTACATCCATTTAACTTTACTATAAAAACGATAGACTTCATAATATTTTATAAGACTCTACTTAGCCAAATACGATATATCAACATCCTACAAACTCTACCTTAGACGTGCCTTTTCTAAAGCTTCTAAATCAAATTTCTTCATATTTTGAAATGCTTTTGTGACACGCTCTACTTCTTCTTTTGTACCTTTCATCAGTACTTCATTCAAATCTTTTGGTACAATCTGCCAAGATAATCCAAATTGATCTTTCACCCATCCACACTGTTCAGCCTCTGGAACAAAGGATAGTTTTTCCCAATAATAATCAATTTCCTCTTGATTTTCACATAATACCATAAGCGAGAAAGCTTCATTAAAAGAAAAATCACCACCATCACCATGATCCATTAAGATTAATTGAGTATCTTGT from Firmicutes bacterium HGW-Firmicutes-1 encodes:
- a CDS encoding dipicolinate synthase subunit B; its protein translation is MLLKDVKIAFALTGSFCVFDKVFPQIELLVKEGALVYPVVSGAVASTDSRFGKASDFLERLTKITGNPVIENMVEAEPLGVVYPVDITIISPCTGNTLSKLSDGATDSAPLMVAKGQFRNSKPVVIGIATNDGLGINGKSLGILLATKNVYFIPFGQDNYKDKPNSLVSKFDLTLPTILEALKGSQIQPILEKY
- a CDS encoding AP endonuclease → MKLATRINSFAGKGKNIIEILQQIASIDGINYVDLNYPEHFVDVDFSLLKTTLEELNLKVNGIALRFRDEFINGELGNQSDDISKNALKLCEEAVHMCKALNGSLVTIWLGYDGFDYSFQLNYANAWRKVVENMKIITNIDPTINISIEYKPFQPRAYSLVPDIGSTLLLTNDVKSDNIGVTLDFCHMLMKGENPAYGLCQTFERNKLFGVHLNDGQRMNDDGLIIGSVNFIQTLEFIYYLKKYQYDGVIYFDTFPVREDPTIECRTNIKMLNKLYNTIDSIGMVEIQKIIDDNDAISAQDILMKCLK
- a CDS encoding 4-oxalocrotonate tautomerase produces the protein MPIVNISLWPGRTKEQKSQLVQAITDDFVHILNAKPESVQIIFNEVDKDNWAIMGKLQKDN
- a CDS encoding RbsB protein; translated protein: MKRKGNLVFLMGMLLALALVVGCTQKVDQPVNTEAFNPDTADGIDYKDLRTEFGAVPEVKETLTLGAVSKAFENEYWRTLKEGMETAQSKLQARNYDITVDVQSAQGEGDEEGQLAVVNNMVNKKYSALLLSPISDGNLTPGVEAAKKAGIPVINVNDGIIEAADIFVGPRAIQNGELAAAWIAEKLGNKGEVAIVIGMPKAFAARQRTSGFESWMAANAPDIKIVEKQNADWDRAKAKDLADTWIKKNPDLKAIFCNNDTMALGVQEAVNASGKDIIVVGVDGIGEAYDSIRKGEMDATVDSFPLYKGQVAVEVALRSLGGQKMPRVIWTPQALIDATNVDVPAETIIGWEEMEFTK